The sequence below is a genomic window from Gossypium hirsutum isolate 1008001.06 chromosome A11, Gossypium_hirsutum_v2.1, whole genome shotgun sequence.
TcattctttatttaaaaaaaataaatcaaatccataaataaataattagaacaaTTATGTGATTCTTCATGTACTTACATCAATTAATAACGGTGACAAGAAATTGTTAACCCTTAAATGCACGTATGCATTTCTTGATGCTTGCTTGCTTAATAATATATGCCTATAAAAAACATCCCTTCCTTACTTCTCCCACCCAATATTCTCTCTAAATTACCAAATGCGACAACCGCCGGCGCCACCAGTTTCTTCCGGCGAACCGCCGCGAATGTCTTCCACTTCAAACTCAACCTGTAGTCCCAACATTTGCAGGTGGCAACCATACTCGGACTCGAGTGATTTTCAAGATAACGTTGCCATGGTCTTAATCATTCTTTTTTGCGCTTTAATCTGCTCTGTGGTTCTCAACGCCGTCATCCGCTGCTTCTTACGAGGGAATTACAGCGGAACCCGCCGCTCTCGGCGTTCAAGCAACGGCAGTCACCTTCCTCAAACCCAACAAGAGCTTGAGCAGAGGAAGCCTGTCACGGAGGCGGGTGTAGCACGCATGTCGGTGGCTCCGACTGTGGTTTATTCGAATGGGATGAAGCTTGCCGGAGCGGAGGGTGTACCGGAATGTGCTATTTGCTTGTCGGAATTCGTGGAAGGCGACGGAATTCAAGTGTTGGCTAAGTGTAAACATGGTTTCCATGTACAATGTATTCAACGGTGGTTGGCTTCACACTCTTCTTGTCCCACTTGCCGTTCTATTTGTCTTCCTCCGTCGCCGTCACCGGAAGAAACTACCCGTGAATGCGTTGGAGACGGTTCCCAACCGGTGGTGCCGGACCCGGAACCGTAGCAGCTTTGGTTGCTCTTCTTTATACCGtatgtatttaacatgttcaaaagctttaacctcttttttttttttgttaatttgttttttctttcaaaGATTATTTCTCTGTATTTAACATAATCAAAACTTTACTTTAAGAATTGAAGAACATAAACTGTTGCAATCATGTCGTAAATTACCCAGTATCATGATTGATTAACACCAAATCATATGAATCTTAAAATAAATTAGtaagaattcaaaattaacttcaATTATTTTGTAAGAAATAGAATTATGTAAAATTAGAATGATTTACACTTCCATATTATTTTTGGGTCGAATTAAAGGTATATATACTACCCACTTGGTCAAGCAGCACTCACGTCTTTTGGTACGAATTCTTGTCCTGTGCACGGTCCGATCAGATAGGATGTTCTCTCTCAAGAGGTTAAATCTCGGTTTGACTCAAGAATAATACtacacttcaatttttttttcagaaaGTCCCCTCAACAAATATGATAAGAGAGCAATAAATTAacatattctattaatttttattgaataaacataataataaaattaaaatggtttatGTTAAACAAAAACATGTGAAATTTAGAACAAAAATCAGAATACTCAAACATATTAGATAATCCTATAGTAGCAATATCGTTCAGGGTTTAGATTTAAGATTCGAGAttcaagttaaatttttttttcaaaattatatgttaattgacatgaaaaaatttattaaaacatcattaaataattaaaaaataatataaaataacgtGACACTCCTGTTTTATACCATTATTTCTCTTATGTTATTAATTAGATGCAATActtttaaattgatataattatatttttttcta
It includes:
- the LOC107922978 gene encoding RING-H2 finger protein ATL79; the protein is MRQPPAPPVSSGEPPRMSSTSNSTCSPNICRWQPYSDSSDFQDNVAMVLIILFCALICSVVLNAVIRCFLRGNYSGTRRSRRSSNGSHLPQTQQELEQRKPVTEAGVARMSVAPTVVYSNGMKLAGAEGVPECAICLSEFVEGDGIQVLAKCKHGFHVQCIQRWLASHSSCPTCRSICLPPSPSPEETTRECVGDGSQPVVPDPEP